A window of the Streptomyces sp. Ag109_O5-10 genome harbors these coding sequences:
- a CDS encoding SigE family RNA polymerase sigma factor: MEQARAGEYDEFVAARWSGLCHLARLLTGGDRHRAEDLLQESLVRLWFVWPKVADEAPEAYVRKVLARAAARSARRRWWGERPVEELPEVAAAGDMSAVVAERSRLEAALALLTPRQRAAVVLRYYQDLPDRQVAEVLGCPVGTARSHAARGVARLRELLADAIEPVG, encoded by the coding sequence ATGGAGCAGGCTCGGGCCGGTGAGTACGACGAGTTCGTGGCGGCCCGCTGGTCGGGCCTGTGCCACCTGGCCCGTCTGCTCACCGGTGGCGATCGGCATCGGGCCGAGGATCTGTTGCAGGAGTCCCTGGTCCGGCTGTGGTTCGTCTGGCCGAAGGTCGCCGACGAGGCGCCGGAGGCGTACGTCCGCAAGGTCCTGGCCCGCGCCGCGGCCCGCTCGGCGCGGCGCCGGTGGTGGGGTGAGCGCCCCGTCGAGGAGCTGCCCGAGGTCGCGGCGGCCGGTGACATGTCGGCGGTCGTCGCCGAGCGTTCCCGGCTGGAGGCCGCGCTGGCGCTGCTGACCCCGCGCCAGCGGGCCGCGGTCGTCCTGCGCTACTACCAGGATCTGCCCGACCGGCAGGTCGCCGAGGTGCTGGGCTGCCCGGTGGGCACCGCCCGGTCGCACGCGGCGCGCGGGGTGGCCCGGCTGCGGGAGCTGCTGGCGGACGCCATCGAGCCGGTGGGGTGA
- a CDS encoding dolichyl-phosphate beta-glucosyltransferase, protein MNRLPVILPVPAPPPPAHRAEPVLDLAVPVFNEEADLEPSVRRLHAHLRETFPYPFRITVADNASTDATPLIAARLAAELPEVEWIRLAEKGRGRALRAAWSASSAPVVGYLDVDLSTGLTALLPLVAPLLSGHSDLAIGTRLAPGARVVRGPKREAVSRCYNVLLRCTLSVGFSDAQCGFKAVRRDAAARLLPLVRDTGWFFDTELLVIAERAGLRIHEVPVDWVDDPDSRVDLLPTALADLRGIARVGLALARGALPSGRPSRSYAVPVTVMALAHLLLYAALRPAAAAQAVNALSLMACWVLAQPVLGRPPLPAPPALPALAARLAVTAGSLALLRHAAPGAGLRAELAVLAAAHLSLALPVAVARSARGGRRCRTGSAAS, encoded by the coding sequence ATGAATCGTCTACCAGTCATCTTGCCGGTCCCGGCGCCGCCGCCTCCGGCGCACCGCGCCGAGCCGGTCCTCGACCTGGCCGTACCGGTGTTCAACGAGGAGGCGGACCTGGAGCCGAGCGTGCGGCGGCTCCACGCCCATCTGCGGGAGACGTTCCCCTACCCCTTCCGGATCACCGTCGCCGACAACGCCAGCACCGACGCCACCCCGCTGATCGCGGCCCGGCTCGCCGCCGAACTGCCCGAGGTGGAGTGGATACGGCTGGCCGAGAAGGGCCGCGGCCGCGCGTTGCGGGCCGCCTGGTCGGCGTCGTCGGCGCCGGTGGTCGGCTACCTCGACGTGGACCTGTCGACCGGGCTCACGGCGCTGCTGCCGCTCGTCGCCCCGCTGCTCTCGGGCCACTCCGACCTGGCCATCGGCACCCGGCTGGCGCCCGGCGCCCGGGTGGTGCGCGGCCCGAAGCGGGAGGCCGTCTCCCGCTGCTACAACGTCCTGCTGCGCTGCACCCTGTCGGTGGGGTTCTCGGACGCGCAGTGCGGGTTCAAGGCCGTACGACGGGACGCCGCCGCGCGGCTGCTGCCGCTGGTGCGGGACACGGGATGGTTCTTCGACACCGAGTTGCTGGTGATCGCGGAGCGGGCCGGGCTGCGGATCCACGAGGTGCCGGTCGACTGGGTGGACGACCCGGACAGCCGGGTCGACCTGCTGCCCACGGCCCTCGCCGATCTGCGCGGCATCGCGAGGGTCGGCCTGGCGCTGGCCCGGGGCGCGCTGCCGTCGGGGCGGCCGTCACGCTCGTACGCGGTCCCCGTCACCGTCATGGCCCTCGCCCACCTGCTCCTGTACGCGGCGCTGCGCCCGGCCGCCGCCGCGCAGGCGGTCAACGCGCTTTCCCTGATGGCCTGTTGGGTCCTCGCGCAACCGGTCCTCGGGCGGCCCCCGCTGCCTGCGCCGCCCGCCCTGCCCGCCCTGGCCGCCCGGCTGGCCGTCACCGCGGGGTCGCTCGCCCTCCTGCGGCACGCGGCCCCCGGCGCCGGGCTCCGCGCGGAACTCGCCGTGCTCGCCGCCGCCCATCTGTCCCTCGCCCTGCCCGTCGCCGTCGCCCGGTCGGCCCGGGGCGGACGGCGGTGCCGGACGGGGTCCGCGGCCTCATGA
- a CDS encoding glycosyltransferase family 39 protein: MTTPLRSTAPPPPAACGTTAPGPGRRLRDTATRYGPVLAMYGVLKLVGFGSFMYLLDSAGDFRRKHPRFGGGAHVWDVLGTWDGWWYQQIALHGYHPALVPVPGATGLITLQGNSAAFFPLYPALMRVAMEVTGLGPFGAGLLVSVVASFAAALGIFAVAARFGGRRAGLAAAGLWAVWPGSGVEWAVYSDSLYVALAAWALYAVLTRRWLTAGVLAFAAGLNRPTAAALVAALALAAVLALRRREDGVARPLTAMLVAPLGLLGYLGWVGHRMGDYGGYFALQSGAWGHEFDYGSQTLDVLTSVPVGHFGYLFALPFADVIGVGVVLLDLALLPLLCRLRPPVVLVVHTVLTVALVLGSQQYFANVSRYLLPAFPLFLPLAVALRRVSLPCLCLVLGIAALASGSYAGYALFELGVP; this comes from the coding sequence ATGACCACGCCCCTGAGAAGCACCGCCCCGCCCCCGCCCGCCGCCTGCGGGACCACCGCGCCGGGCCCCGGACGGCGCCTGCGCGACACCGCAACCCGCTACGGCCCGGTCCTCGCGATGTACGGCGTCCTCAAGCTCGTCGGCTTCGGCTCCTTCATGTATCTGCTTGACTCGGCGGGCGACTTCCGCAGGAAGCATCCGCGGTTCGGCGGCGGTGCGCACGTCTGGGACGTGCTGGGCACCTGGGACGGCTGGTGGTACCAGCAGATCGCCCTGCACGGCTACCACCCCGCGCTGGTCCCGGTGCCCGGCGCCACCGGACTGATCACCCTCCAGGGCAATTCGGCCGCGTTCTTCCCGCTCTACCCGGCGCTGATGCGGGTGGCGATGGAGGTCACCGGTCTCGGCCCGTTCGGAGCCGGGCTGCTGGTGTCGGTCGTGGCGTCGTTCGCCGCGGCGCTGGGGATCTTCGCCGTCGCCGCCCGGTTCGGCGGCCGCCGGGCGGGGCTGGCGGCGGCCGGGCTGTGGGCCGTGTGGCCGGGCTCCGGCGTGGAGTGGGCGGTCTACTCGGACTCGCTGTACGTGGCCCTGGCCGCCTGGGCCCTGTACGCCGTGCTCACCCGGCGCTGGCTGACGGCCGGGGTGCTGGCCTTCGCGGCCGGTCTCAACCGGCCCACCGCCGCGGCCCTGGTCGCCGCGCTCGCCCTGGCCGCGGTCCTGGCGCTGCGCCGCCGCGAGGACGGCGTCGCCCGGCCGCTGACCGCGATGCTCGTGGCCCCGCTGGGCCTGCTCGGCTATCTCGGCTGGGTGGGCCACCGCATGGGTGACTACGGCGGTTACTTCGCGCTCCAGTCGGGCGCGTGGGGGCACGAGTTCGACTACGGCAGCCAGACCCTGGACGTTCTGACCTCCGTCCCCGTGGGCCACTTCGGCTACCTCTTCGCGCTCCCCTTCGCCGACGTCATCGGGGTCGGGGTGGTCCTGCTGGACCTGGCCCTGCTGCCGCTGCTGTGCCGGTTGCGGCCGCCGGTGGTGCTGGTCGTCCACACGGTGCTCACCGTCGCCCTGGTGCTGGGCAGCCAGCAGTACTTCGCGAACGTCTCGCGCTATCTGCTGCCCGCCTTTCCCCTGTTCCTCCCCCTGGCGGTCGCACTGCGCCGCGTGAGCCTGCCCTGCCTGTGCCTCGTGCTGGGCATCGCGGCGCTGGCCTCCGGCTCGTACGCGGGCTACGCCCTGTTCGAACTCGGAGTGCCCTGA
- a CDS encoding SAM-dependent methyltransferase, producing MTQDGTGSVEIDTSKPHPARIYDYLLGGKDNYEVDRKAGDQLASVAPEVWISVRANRGFLQRAVRYVIDSGVRQILDIGTGLPTSPNVHEVAQALAPDVRVAYVDNDPIVKAHGDALLSRAGTTSIVLADLRDPQAVVEHPEVRRIIDFGEPVALFLVAILHFVRDEEEPERIVAALRDALPAGSFLVLSHATDDFAERSEAKAVYNNATASMNLRPRARIERFFDGFELVEPGVTQVPFWRPETTPPAGSEEIGFYGGVALKKA from the coding sequence GTGACGCAGGACGGCACCGGGTCCGTGGAGATCGACACCAGCAAGCCGCATCCCGCGCGGATCTACGACTACCTGCTGGGCGGCAAGGACAACTACGAGGTGGACCGCAAGGCCGGTGACCAGCTCGCCTCCGTCGCGCCCGAGGTGTGGATATCCGTCCGGGCCAACCGCGGCTTCCTGCAGCGCGCGGTCCGGTACGTCATCGACAGCGGCGTCCGCCAGATCCTCGACATCGGCACCGGGCTGCCCACCTCGCCGAACGTGCACGAGGTGGCCCAGGCGCTGGCGCCGGACGTCCGGGTCGCCTACGTCGACAACGACCCGATCGTGAAGGCCCACGGCGACGCGCTGCTCAGCAGGGCCGGCACCACCAGCATCGTCCTCGCCGACCTGCGCGACCCGCAGGCCGTCGTCGAGCACCCCGAGGTCCGCCGGATCATCGACTTCGGCGAGCCCGTCGCCCTGTTCCTCGTCGCCATCCTCCACTTCGTCCGCGACGAGGAGGAGCCCGAGCGGATCGTGGCCGCCCTGCGCGACGCGCTCCCGGCCGGCAGCTTCCTGGTGCTCTCGCACGCCACCGACGACTTCGCCGAGCGCAGCGAGGCCAAGGCCGTCTACAACAACGCGACCGCCTCCATGAACCTGCGCCCCCGGGCCCGGATCGAGCGCTTCTTCGACGGGTTCGAACTGGTCGAACCCGGCGTCACCCAGGTCCCGTTCTGGCGCCCGGAGACCACCCCGCCGGCCGGCTCGGAGGAGATCGGCTTCTACGGCGGAGTGGCCCTCAAGAAGGCCTGA
- a CDS encoding cold-shock protein, protein MVSGRVVRFDSSRGYGFIAPDGGGDDVFLHVNDMQMSEAYVRPGVAVEFEIEAGERGPKASGVRLARGADVRTLGPDDDSLCDLLSADEFTREVTETLLASAPTLTAEEIVRVRGALAQFAKNHGWIEG, encoded by the coding sequence ATGGTCAGTGGTCGTGTGGTGCGGTTCGACAGCTCGCGCGGGTACGGGTTCATCGCTCCGGACGGCGGTGGCGACGACGTCTTCCTGCACGTGAACGACATGCAGATGTCGGAGGCGTACGTCCGCCCGGGCGTGGCGGTGGAGTTCGAGATCGAGGCCGGCGAGCGCGGCCCGAAGGCGTCCGGTGTCCGGCTCGCCCGCGGCGCCGACGTCCGCACGCTCGGTCCGGACGACGACTCGCTGTGCGACCTGCTCAGCGCGGACGAGTTCACCCGCGAGGTCACCGAGACGCTGCTGGCGTCGGCGCCCACGCTCACCGCCGAGGAGATCGTGCGGGTCCGGGGCGCGCTCGCCCAGTTCGCGAAGAACCACGGCTGGATCGAGGGCTGA
- a CDS encoding 3-hydroxyacyl-CoA dehydrogenase NAD-binding domain-containing protein, whose translation MTSHRPVHRVAIVGTGTIGASWATHYLVRGFDVTATDPAPAAEAALRSYVAGAWDAAAAIGLAPGASPDRLGFTPDPRQAVGDADFVQENAPERPELKVELFADLDEATPPDAIIASSSSGITMSAIQAGCRHPERTVIGHPFNPPHVIPLVEVVGGTGTAPETVRDAMSFYAAIGKRPIHLKKELPGHVANRIQAALYREVVYLIQEGVLDVADADDAVSWGPGLRWGVMGPSLLWHLGGGEGGIQHFMETLMPRMVASWDQLRSPQFTPELRDTIVDGVLKEADGHSVDELSARRDAMLAALLAVRVRHDPAGAAAASGPDAEKGP comes from the coding sequence ATGACATCGCACAGGCCCGTCCACCGCGTGGCGATCGTCGGGACCGGCACCATCGGTGCAAGCTGGGCGACGCACTATCTCGTCCGTGGCTTCGACGTCACGGCCACCGACCCCGCGCCCGCCGCCGAGGCGGCCCTGCGCTCGTACGTGGCGGGTGCCTGGGACGCGGCCGCCGCGATCGGGCTCGCCCCCGGCGCCTCACCCGACCGTCTCGGTTTCACCCCGGACCCGCGGCAGGCCGTCGGGGACGCCGACTTCGTGCAGGAGAACGCGCCCGAACGGCCGGAGCTCAAGGTCGAACTGTTCGCCGACCTCGACGAGGCCACGCCACCGGACGCGATCATCGCGTCGAGTTCGTCGGGCATCACGATGAGCGCCATCCAGGCCGGCTGCCGGCACCCGGAGCGGACCGTCATCGGCCACCCGTTCAACCCGCCGCACGTCATCCCCCTGGTGGAGGTGGTCGGCGGCACCGGGACCGCCCCGGAGACGGTACGGGACGCCATGTCGTTCTACGCGGCGATCGGCAAGCGGCCTATCCACCTGAAGAAGGAGCTCCCCGGGCACGTCGCCAACCGCATCCAGGCCGCGCTGTACCGCGAGGTCGTGTACCTGATCCAGGAGGGCGTGCTCGACGTGGCCGACGCCGACGACGCGGTGTCCTGGGGGCCGGGGCTGCGCTGGGGCGTCATGGGCCCGTCCCTGCTGTGGCACCTGGGTGGCGGCGAGGGCGGTATCCAGCACTTCATGGAGACCCTCATGCCGCGCATGGTCGCGTCCTGGGACCAGTTGCGCTCCCCTCAGTTCACGCCCGAGCTCAGGGACACGATCGTGGACGGTGTCCTCAAGGAGGCGGACGGGCACTCGGTCGACGAGCTGTCCGCCCGCCGTGACGCCATGCTCGCGGCCCTGCTGGCCGTGCGCGTGCGGCACGACCCGGCCGGGGCCGCGGCCGCGAGCGGGCCGGACGCGGAGAAGGGGCCGTGA
- a CDS encoding 3-hydroxyacyl-CoA dehydrogenase — MAGRERLFVLEASGGGRLFSVRPDGSGKTVLVTGCRIPDGIAVDAGAGHVYWTNMGVPAENDGSVERVDLDGAHRTTIVAEGTTHTPKQLHLEATDRKLYWGDREGMRVMRCGLDGSDVETLVRTGEGDEDRRDETRWCVGVAVDPVGGHLYWSQKGPSDAGAGRILRAGIALPAGQAPDLRDDVEVLFGGLPEPIDLELDLKARMLYWTDRGDPPRGNSVNRAPLDPPDGRWTSEILMTHLMEGIGIALDPDGDRMYVTDLGGSVYTAALDGSDRHELLVVQGNLTGIAHAVLRTA; from the coding sequence ATGGCGGGCCGGGAGAGACTGTTCGTGCTGGAGGCCAGTGGCGGTGGCCGCCTGTTCTCGGTGCGGCCCGACGGCTCCGGCAAGACGGTCCTCGTCACCGGGTGCCGGATCCCCGACGGCATCGCCGTGGACGCCGGCGCCGGGCACGTGTACTGGACGAACATGGGGGTCCCGGCGGAGAACGACGGCTCTGTCGAGCGCGTGGACCTGGACGGCGCCCACCGGACGACGATCGTCGCCGAGGGCACCACGCACACGCCGAAGCAGCTGCATCTCGAAGCCACCGACCGAAAGCTGTACTGGGGTGACCGCGAGGGCATGCGCGTGATGCGCTGCGGCCTGGACGGTTCGGACGTCGAGACCCTCGTCCGGACCGGCGAGGGCGACGAGGACCGCCGAGACGAGACCCGATGGTGCGTGGGCGTCGCCGTCGACCCCGTCGGCGGACACCTGTACTGGTCCCAGAAGGGCCCGAGCGACGCGGGGGCCGGCCGGATCCTGCGGGCCGGCATCGCCCTGCCCGCCGGGCAGGCACCGGACCTGCGCGACGACGTCGAGGTGCTGTTCGGCGGACTGCCGGAACCGATCGACCTCGAACTCGACCTCAAGGCGAGGATGTTGTACTGGACGGACCGCGGGGACCCGCCGCGGGGCAACAGCGTCAACCGGGCCCCGCTGGACCCGCCGGACGGCCGCTGGACGTCCGAGATCCTCATGACCCACCTCATGGAGGGCATCGGCATCGCCCTCGACCCGGACGGTGACCGCATGTACGTGACCGACCTGGGCGGATCGGTCTACACGGCCGCCCTCGACGGATCGGACCGCCACGAGCTCCTCGTCGTCCAGGGCAACCTCACGGGCATCGCCCACGCCGTTCTGCGAACGGCGTGA
- a CDS encoding DUF6114 domain-containing protein, with protein sequence MITNPFGRGRELLARAPEFRPRFRNWRGERPFWAGLFTFAAGLPILYWPYANLNPGGIPLALSTTSGAGSLLIGTLLLTLGISLCWRPHLRVFAGIATLLLAVVSFPVANFGGLFLGVALGLVGGSLACAWLPPPAGEPQAAPDDRPAPTAAAGEERGAT encoded by the coding sequence GTGATCACCAACCCTTTCGGCAGAGGACGTGAACTGCTCGCCAGAGCGCCGGAGTTCCGGCCGAGGTTCCGCAACTGGCGTGGCGAACGCCCCTTCTGGGCTGGGCTGTTCACCTTCGCCGCCGGCCTGCCCATCCTCTACTGGCCCTACGCGAACCTGAACCCGGGCGGGATTCCGCTCGCCCTGTCGACCACCTCCGGCGCCGGTTCCCTGCTGATCGGAACGCTGCTCCTGACCCTGGGCATCTCGCTCTGCTGGCGCCCCCATCTCCGGGTGTTCGCCGGAATCGCCACCCTCCTGCTCGCCGTCGTCTCCTTCCCCGTCGCGAACTTCGGCGGCCTCTTCCTCGGCGTGGCCCTCGGCCTGGTCGGCGGCTCCCTGGCCTGTGCCTGGCTGCCGCCCCCGGCCGGCGAACCGCAGGCGGCACCGGACGACCGGCCCGCGCCGACGGCCGCGGCGGGGGAGGAGCGCGGTGCCACCTGA
- a CDS encoding DUF6230 family protein has protein sequence MSHRGGRTRWRRFAVVLVPGVAACAAVGVAMAQGALAASFFISGQRFQVSADRLTARGFSLYGMVDVTRKHELVPVVVSGFRHATVDGLCQSVVVDVPVLGTQTLRLTGGGGRPAEASNLFIDATSESVAEANFGSLDIGVAQGAVTKGPIRPGDRDSRFFDPDGVAQQALTTTLDDVRVTAAAVSAGTFNIPGLRLRVEHGNHPCF, from the coding sequence ATGTCGCACCGCGGCGGAAGAACCCGCTGGAGGCGCTTCGCGGTGGTCCTGGTGCCCGGTGTCGCCGCCTGTGCCGCCGTGGGCGTCGCCATGGCGCAGGGGGCGCTCGCCGCCTCGTTCTTCATCTCCGGACAGCGGTTCCAGGTCTCCGCCGACAGACTGACGGCCCGCGGGTTCAGCCTCTACGGCATGGTGGACGTCACGAGGAAGCACGAACTCGTGCCCGTCGTGGTCTCCGGGTTCCGGCACGCCACGGTCGACGGGCTGTGCCAGTCCGTCGTCGTCGACGTCCCCGTGCTGGGCACCCAGACGCTGCGGCTCACCGGTGGCGGCGGCCGGCCGGCCGAGGCCTCGAACCTGTTCATCGACGCGACGAGCGAGTCGGTCGCCGAGGCGAACTTCGGCAGCCTCGACATCGGCGTCGCACAGGGGGCCGTCACCAAGGGCCCGATCAGGCCGGGCGACCGGGACTCGCGCTTCTTCGATCCCGACGGCGTCGCACAACAGGCGCTGACGACCACCCTCGACGACGTACGGGTGACCGCGGCCGCGGTCTCCGCCGGCACCTTCAACATTCCCGGTCTGCGATTGCGGGTCGAGCACGGCAACCACCCATGCTTCTGA
- a CDS encoding LLM class flavin-dependent oxidoreductase yields MSLTFHWFLPTNGDSRHVVGGGHGTPATASGRDRPPTVAYLSQIAKAAEDLGFEGALTPTGAWCEDAWLTTAMVSQHTERLKFLVAFRPGFVSPTLAAQMASTFQRQTGGRLLLNVVTGGESHEQRAYGDFLDKDARYRRTGEFLEIVRGLWEGKAVDLDGEYLRVEDARLARVPEPVPEVYFGGSSPVAGEVAARFVDVYLTWGEPPAQVAAKIAWIRGLAAEQGRTLRFGIRLHVITRDTSEQAWAEAGRLLDGFDPETVRSVQSGLARSESEGQRRMLALHGGRRDALEIHPNLWAGIGLVRGGAGTALVGSHDEVAERIREYAALGIDEFVLSGYPHLEEAYWFGEGVLPRLAGQGVWRHPAGTGEVASAQVPFAS; encoded by the coding sequence GTGTCCCTCACCTTCCACTGGTTCCTGCCCACCAACGGGGACAGCCGGCACGTCGTCGGCGGCGGCCACGGCACCCCGGCGACGGCCTCCGGACGGGACCGGCCGCCCACGGTCGCCTATCTGAGCCAGATCGCCAAGGCCGCGGAGGACCTCGGCTTCGAGGGGGCGCTCACCCCGACCGGCGCCTGGTGCGAGGACGCCTGGCTGACCACGGCGATGGTCAGCCAGCACACCGAGCGGCTGAAGTTCCTGGTCGCCTTCCGGCCGGGCTTCGTCTCACCCACGCTGGCCGCGCAGATGGCGTCCACCTTCCAGCGGCAGACCGGCGGACGGCTGCTGCTCAACGTGGTGACCGGCGGCGAGAGCCACGAACAGCGGGCCTACGGGGACTTCCTCGACAAGGACGCCCGGTACCGCCGGACCGGGGAGTTCCTGGAGATCGTACGGGGACTGTGGGAGGGCAAGGCGGTCGACCTGGACGGGGAGTACCTGCGGGTCGAGGACGCCAGGCTCGCCCGGGTGCCCGAACCGGTGCCCGAGGTGTACTTCGGGGGGTCCTCGCCGGTCGCGGGCGAGGTCGCGGCCCGCTTCGTCGACGTGTACCTGACCTGGGGGGAGCCGCCGGCCCAGGTCGCCGCCAAGATCGCCTGGATCCGGGGGCTCGCGGCGGAGCAGGGGCGCACCCTGCGGTTCGGCATCCGGCTGCACGTCATCACCCGGGACACCTCCGAGCAGGCGTGGGCCGAGGCCGGCCGGCTCCTCGACGGGTTCGACCCGGAGACCGTGCGGTCCGTGCAGTCGGGGCTCGCCCGCAGCGAGTCCGAGGGGCAGCGGCGGATGCTGGCGCTGCACGGCGGCCGGCGGGACGCGCTGGAGATCCACCCCAACCTCTGGGCGGGCATCGGCCTGGTCCGGGGCGGCGCCGGGACCGCTTTGGTCGGCTCCCACGACGAGGTCGCCGAGCGGATCAGGGAGTACGCGGCGCTGGGCATCGACGAGTTCGTGCTGTCCGGGTACCCGCATCTGGAGGAGGCGTACTGGTTCGGCGAAGGGGTGCTGCCCCGGCTGGCCGGGCAGGGCGTGTGGCGGCACCCTGCCGGGACGGGCGAAGTGGCCTCTGCGCAGGTGCCGTTCGCGTCCTGA
- a CDS encoding SfnB family sulfur acquisition oxidoreductase: MAAHVIADAAEALAVAAALADEFRAGAAERDAARRLPRTELARLSASGLLGVTVPAEYGGADVDALTLAEIFRLLGSADGSLAQIPQSHFVYVNVIRRQGTEDQRKFFFAELLAGSRFGNAQSEAGTKHVQDIRTRLERQGDGTLLLTGVKHYSTGALFAHWIPVLARAEDGNLHVAYVPRDAPGLTVVDDWDGMGQRTTASGTVRLDGVAVPADRVLPHHLTFQGPQLHGAVAQLLHAAIDVGLAGGALAEAVEFVRTKSRPWFESGVESAAEDPLLIQRFGELAVRTRASEALLREAARAVDAAGADLTDASAAEASVAVAAAKVQAAETAVIVAGALFEVSGTRSALDSLNLHRHWRDARTHTLHDPARWKIQHIGRYVLNGTRPPRHGLL; the protein is encoded by the coding sequence ATGGCCGCCCACGTCATCGCGGATGCCGCCGAGGCCCTCGCCGTGGCGGCGGCCCTGGCCGACGAGTTCCGGGCCGGGGCCGCCGAACGGGACGCCGCACGCAGGCTGCCCCGAACCGAGCTGGCGCGTCTGTCGGCCTCCGGTCTGCTGGGTGTCACGGTGCCCGCCGAGTACGGCGGCGCCGACGTCGACGCCCTGACCCTCGCGGAGATCTTCCGGCTCCTCGGCTCGGCCGACGGCAGCCTCGCCCAGATCCCGCAGAGCCACTTCGTGTACGTCAACGTGATCCGGCGTCAGGGCACCGAGGACCAGCGGAAGTTCTTCTTCGCCGAGCTGCTCGCCGGCAGCCGCTTCGGCAACGCCCAGTCCGAGGCCGGCACCAAACACGTCCAGGACATCCGCACCCGCCTGGAGCGCCAGGGCGACGGCACCCTGCTGCTGACGGGGGTCAAGCACTACTCCACCGGCGCCCTCTTCGCCCACTGGATCCCCGTCCTCGCCCGCGCCGAGGACGGCAACCTGCACGTGGCGTACGTCCCCCGGGACGCGCCCGGCCTCACCGTCGTCGACGACTGGGACGGCATGGGGCAGCGCACGACCGCCAGCGGGACCGTCCGGCTGGACGGGGTGGCCGTACCCGCCGACCGCGTGCTGCCCCACCACCTCACCTTCCAGGGGCCCCAACTCCATGGCGCCGTCGCCCAGTTGCTGCACGCCGCCATCGACGTGGGGCTCGCCGGGGGAGCGCTGGCCGAGGCCGTGGAGTTCGTACGGACCAAGAGCCGTCCCTGGTTCGAGAGCGGGGTCGAGTCCGCCGCCGAGGACCCGCTGCTGATCCAGCGGTTCGGTGAACTCGCCGTCAGGACGCGGGCGTCCGAGGCCCTGCTGCGGGAGGCCGCCCGCGCGGTCGACGCGGCCGGCGCCGACCTCACCGACGCGTCGGCCGCCGAGGCGTCCGTCGCCGTGGCCGCCGCGAAGGTGCAGGCGGCCGAGACGGCCGTGATCGTCGCCGGGGCGCTCTTCGAGGTGTCCGGCACCCGCTCGGCCCTCGACTCCCTCAATCTGCACCGGCACTGGCGGGACGCCCGGACCCACACCCTGCACGATCCGGCCCGCTGGAAGATCCAGCACATCGGCCGGTACGTCCTCAACGGCACCCGGCCGCCCCGCCACGGCCTCCTGTGA
- the ssuE gene encoding NADPH-dependent FMN reductase: MATVLSVSGSPSASSRTGRLLRHLDQRLTAQGHEVIPLDVRTIPAEALLGADFRHPAIVEATGLFARADGVVVGTPVYKASYSGVLKALLDLLPQYALTGKTVLPLATGGSVAHVLAIDYALRPVLSSMGAAHIVQGWFTLDKDISVGEDGTLVLAPAAIEALAPVVDRFSAALPGRTPVLAAAS; encoded by the coding sequence ATGGCCACCGTCCTGTCCGTCTCCGGCAGTCCCTCCGCCTCCTCCCGCACCGGCCGCCTGCTGCGCCACCTGGACCAGCGGCTGACCGCCCAGGGCCACGAGGTGATCCCGCTCGACGTCCGCACCATCCCCGCCGAGGCCCTGCTCGGCGCCGACTTCCGGCACCCGGCGATCGTCGAGGCGACCGGGCTGTTCGCCCGCGCCGACGGGGTGGTGGTCGGCACCCCCGTCTACAAGGCCTCGTACTCCGGAGTCCTCAAGGCCCTGCTCGACCTGCTCCCGCAGTACGCGCTCACCGGCAAGACCGTGCTGCCGCTGGCCACCGGCGGCTCCGTCGCACACGTCCTCGCCATCGACTACGCGCTGCGCCCGGTCCTCAGCTCCATGGGCGCCGCCCACATAGTCCAGGGCTGGTTCACCCTCGACAAGGACATCTCCGTGGGGGAGGACGGCACCCTGGTCCTGGCACCGGCCGCCATCGAGGCGCTCGCCCCGGTCGTCGACCGGTTCTCGGCCGCGCTCCCCGGCCGCACCCCCGTCCTCGCCGCGGCGAGCTGA